The window gggtcgaatccacagagactcaagatcaaatacaataaattatagagttttgttattacgctaaacaaattaagttgtgttaaaaacaaaagaagacaatgcaaaatattaaatcaaaaggGTTGTGAAATCAGGAAATCAAAAGTTTAaacctagggaatttctcaggtaattatgaagtattaaatcaataaattaattagggttcaagcaattaaaaatcagatctagaactctaaacagttttggtaaaataattcagttctcactgcaattattatctaaatttaaaaccagaaaatccaaatctctttgtaaaattctaagttaaaaatcagctttaaaaacaggtttagaaaagttcacaaaatcactaattcaaatttctttgtaaaattgtaaaaagtattttgttcatcaatggtttaaatcaggaaaacaattatactctcatatcaattaattttcctaagataataattctaggtgatcaatcaagaactattgtgaagaacaaccaaagatgaagatcataaaagattaagaaccctaaaaatcacagatctaataaatcataaaaaccctgtgaaaaaccctaaacttaacaagcaaactactcagacatgtttaatgaagaacaaatcataattctgaataataagcaattgaaattaaaagagtaaagagggagtttatgaattcttctctcaaagtagttcagatttctctctctctcaaaagctctcaaaatctcacagagttgcagaaaaataaaacttgctagaataaaacttaagggttttctaaaacccaaaaacattatatatatgtcctaaaacacgtcagggatttgtgttgcaaatatggaaaacttcaggcaactttgtaaaacttccaaatctgtgattcttcatcgctgaatagggtgtcgaccgatgctcttgagtggtgtcgatcgattcccttgttttgatccgagtccaaattgattcttcgatatttatgctccaaaatgatccaaattgctccactttgctccttttGTGCCAAAGTTgtagaaaacctgcaaagactcaaaaacatcctagaaaacaaatcaaaagactatAAAAGACTCTtaatatcatggttaaaaaccataatataTCACGTGGCTAAGAAGGCCTTCACAAAGCTCTCTCCAAGGTTTTATGGTCCATTCCAGATAATGGCTCGTATTGGTACGGTGTCATATCGattaaaatcttacttgtcaaGTAGGCCATTGCGACAAACGCTTGGACTCACATATCAAAGAAGAAAGGTCATTGCGGCAAAGGCTTAGTTTTAATGTTTCCTTTTCTATGATACGTAAGGTTTTGATAGTTTTCCTTTTAGTCTTTGCTTATGTCGGTTTATAGAGATCTATATAAAGATCTCTACAACATCAATAAGAAGGAACTTCCAAGCATTAACCTTATTCTCAGAGAGAGACTAGGTTAAGGGAAGCTTTAGCTTTTACGTTCTCTATTTTCCTAAGCCACTTAAGCTACTCACCACGGGTCATGTTACTAGAACTGCATCGAAGGCACATGCTCGTAACATAGCACCAATCAATCTAGCTATGTAACCCGAACTTAGTGTTCCCAGAACAACATAATAAGAAGCATATGCAAGGGTCTACAATCTTACCTCGACATTGGTGCGACAAACATTCTAGGGTTAGCAACAACACGAGGGGGATCTTTCCTCCTTCCATCACCCGATCCAATATTAACTTCCATACATTCGATCATTCTTTGTAGATTTAAGGTTTTACAGAGAGATTAAACtaagatctagggttttaagGAACTAGTGGTTTCAAATAAGCTTACCGTACAATTTAGGGTAAGGATATCATTTCTCTCTAACTCTGATTgcctttctttttccttatggTAGAGACAACAGATTGACGACGGTGGCTAGGGCTCGGACGTGGGTGATAgggttttagtttttctttatagtttttttatttgtgactataaaattaaaattaagggGATTAGCTATCTATTTATAAGGATACTAATATATTaggtttttccttttttctaacgggttttaaagtttttcctcttttttaacgggttttaaagtttttcttaaccaaaagGCTTTGTTAAACAATTAGTAATTTTCACTAAGGGGTCTTAACGGGCTGGcaaagattatattttttaaaactgaGCCTTTTTTCCTTTAAACAAACCGGGCTTACCTACATATTTGGACCCGGAACGTTACAAATACGAAAATGATGGAGATGGAAATTTGTAACTTTGAACCGTTATTGTGTGTAAAATCATGGAGATTGTGAAAATACGAACCTGGATTAGAGCAGCTTAACAAAGTGAAAGTCTAGATTTTTACAACACCTTGTCTCTAGAAACATCGTGAACCAGCGGAAAGATCATTTgtctatatatatctaaaaaaattgatgaGAAATTAAGTGTACTATATTGTTGGGAAGTGAATTTGCACCCGCCTATCATCGatttaattttaacattaatcatttaaaattggTTAGCTTAGTTTTAATGATAGtgattcaaattatttatttattttctaataaatggTGGAACTTTTTTAAGACAGACAAACAGATGCAATCCGTTTCATTTGTCTATTTCATAGCCAAATACAGTAATGTTGTGCTTTTAGCCGATATCTATCATATATAGCTGTTTTCAAACTATGGGACTTGTGGTGTTGACAGCTACTCACTTGAATAAAGatataaaatgcaaaaattaCAAGTTTACATGGGATTTCTGtgtaatttttcaaaaaaaatttgttctcTATTTTCTCGCATGGTATAAAACGTCTAACAATATTTTCATTGCTTACATTAACCACAACAGATACAAACAAAATAGATAAAGATACAATAGATAAAGAGGATAAAATACACACAATCACACAAGACTACCTTACTAAAGTTTGTTTACAGAAATCAAACCAAAGGTGATAAATCTCTGACTTTagcaagttttgttttttttttttNNNNNNNNNNNNNNNNNNNNNNNNNNNNNNNNNNNNNNNNNNNNNNNNNNNNNNNNNNNNNNNNNNNNNNNNNNNNNNNNNNNNNNNNNNNNNNNNNNNNNNNNNNNNNNNNNNNNNNNNNNNNNNNNNNNNNNNNNNNNNNNNNNNNNNNNNNNNNNNNNNNNNNNNNNNNNNNNNNNNNNNNNNNNNNNNNNNNNNNNNNNNNNNNNNNNNNNNNNNNNNNNNNNNNNNNNNNNNNNNNNNNNNNNNNNNNNNNNNNNNNNNNNNNNNNNNNNNNNNNNNNNNNNNNNNNNNNNNNNNNNNNNNNNNNNNNNNNNNNNNNNNNNNNNNNNNNNNNNNNNNNNNNNNNNNNNNNNNNNNNNNNNNNNNNNNNNNNNNNNNNNNNNNNNNNNNNNNNNNNNNNNNNNNNNNNNNNNNNNNNNNNNNNNNNNNNNNNNNNNNNNNNNNNNNNNNNNNNNNNNNNNNNNNNNNNNNNNNNNNNNNNNNNNNNNNNNNNNNNNNNNNNNNNNNNNNNNNNNNNNNNNNNNNNNNNNNNNNNNNNNNNNNNNNNNNNNNNNNNNNNNNNNNNNNNNNNNNNNNNNNNNNNNNNNNNNNNNNNNNNNNNNNNNNNNNNNNNNNNNNNNNNNNNNNNNNNNNNNNNNNNNNNNNNNNNNNNNNNNNNNNNNNNNNNNNNNNNNNNNNNNNNNNNNNNNNNNNNNNNNNNNNNNNNNNNNNNNNNNNNNNNNNNNNNNNNNNNNNNNNNNNNNNNNNNNNNNNNNNNNNNNNNNNNNNNNNNNNNNNNNNNNNNNNNNNNNNNNNNNNNNNNNNNNNNNNNNNNNNNNNNNNNNNNNNNNNNNNNNNNNNNNNNNNNNNNNNNNNNNNNNNNNNNNNNNNNNNNNNNNNNNNNNNNNNNNNNNNNNNNNNNNNNNNNNNNNNNNNNNNNNNNNNNNNNNNNNNNNNNNNNNNNNNNNNNNNNNNNNNNNNNNNNNNNNNNNNNNNNNNNNNNNNNNNNNNNNNNNNNNNNNNNNNNNNNNNNNNNNNNNNNNNNNNNNNNNNNNNNNNNNNNNNNNNNNNNNNNNNNNNNNNNNNNNNNNNNNNNNNNNNNNNNNNNNNNNNNNNNNNNNNNNNNNNNNNNNNNNNNNNNNNNNNNNNNNNNNNNNNNNNNNNNNNNNNNNNNNNNNNNNNNNNTTTTTCTAATTAAAGAGTTTTAGAGATTTTAACAGTTACCTCAAAGTTAGGATCTTCAGAGACAAGTTGTTCGAAATCTTTAGCGAGTTTGATATGGTTTCTTATATAATTCTTCAAGGCCTCAGATCCATAGAGCCGTAAAACCATCCATAGTTTCAATGATctgtcaataaaaaaaaaaaaaaaaaacacagattatATCTATGCAAAATGTTCTTCTTACAAgactttaaatttaaatatctcTGAAAGCAAAGAACCTGAAACTTCGTCCTAGAGGGATTTGCCAATCTTTGAAATCAACAACCAAGTTTGCCTGAGAGGCctagccaatttttttttttaattaagagtaTATCAAGGCTACTAATCAGTCTAATAGACTCAAATAAGAAAGATTTGTGGTAACAAAACATTTCTTATACACCTTGTTTTTGAGATACTCCGGATTTGTTGAAAGAGCTTCAGTGAGAGAATCTTGATCCTGTTTTCCAACTATTAATCATTTTCTTATGTACACGAAGATAGATAGAAAGGAGAAAGGTGAGATTAAAAGGGCAACTATATATACCTTCACCCAAAGTAGTGAACAATCGAAATTAGTAAGGAACCATTTGTGAGCACTCATGCTAAAAGAGTCTGTAGTTTCCACACCGTCGATGTAATGTCGGTACTCTGGACATATACAAGCACTTCCAGCATAAGCTGCATCTACGTGAAACCACATGTCATTCCTCTGAGAAACGTAGCAAGAGAAATAGCATCAGTTCTATATATATGCCATAATAAGTGGTCTCAATGAAGCAGCTTTTttgaaaatgtgaaaataaCTAACGTTAGCGATCTTTCCCAATTCAGCCAATGGATCAATGGCGGCTGAAGAAGTGGTTCCAACCTGGAATATAACAAATGAAGTTTTCAGAGGACATGCTTCAAGTATCAAGAGGGTAAGTAATTAACATGCGCTACTTCTTACAGTAGCACATAAGAAGAATGGAATCAATCCAGCTTCAAGATCTTGAGAAACAGCTTCTTGAAGCAATCCTGGACGCAGAGCGTAGTTTGTAGAGGCGTCGGTTTCCAGAACCCTGCAGTTCTCTGGATGGATTCCAACAATCTATCAACAATAGAAATTAAGTTAGCTTCGTGctacaaaaatatcttttgagtactacaaatatgaaaaatatcaCCTGGCAGGTCTTTTGAAACGCTGAATGAGTCTGGTCAGAGGAGTAGACAACAAGCTTCTCAAGCGCGTTTTGCCCAACGTTTCTTAAAACCTTGTTGCGTGCAGCAATCAGAACAACAAGAATAGCTTCACTAGTTGACCCTTGTATTACTCCACCTCCATTTCCTACAATACAACTCAAGCCCACACTTATTaggtcttatatatatatatatataagcaaacaagcttaattaatttgtatgtaTAATTATTGCTATCAAGTACCTTTGGATAGAAACTGCTCGGGTAGGTTGAGAAGTTTTGCAAGCCAATCAAGAACGATCATCTCGAGCTCGGTGGCAGCTGGAGAAGTTATCCAACTGAAACCCATAATTCCAAGACCAGCACTCATCATGTCACCCAAGAACCCGGCAACACTGCTGTTGGCAGGGTAATAAGCAAAGAAACTCGGGCTTTGCCAATGCGTTACTCCAGGCAATATCTTCGCCCGAACATCTGCCAAAAGAAACTCAAACCAAATCAAGTTTAGACTTATCTACGTACTACTCTCAACCAAAACTGTAAGGGGGAATTCAGTTATCTCACCATCAAGAACTTGCTCCATCGTTTCAGGGTGGTCTGGTGCGATATCAGGCAAAAGCTTATGAAGATAACCAGGCTGCATCGATACAAGTAATATATTAAACAATTGTGAACAAATGAAACCAGAGATtttttaaacacacaaaaagaaaaacttggtATAGTCTCCGCTTTCACTTCAAACAAGACCAGtgtaaagattttgtttgttggCTAAAgaacttgtttgttgttgtaacAAGATACAATGTGAAGATTAATTAAGCTACTAGATTGGAACTCATCAAAGGATAAGAGGAAAACAAGTCGAAATGACCTGAACTTGGCTAAGAACAGGGAAACTTTCGATGGTTTTGTAATAATCGGCAATGAAATCGATCAGTCGATGTCCGTATTCTCTGAGTTGCTCTGAGTCCATCGGCTTCAACACGTTCCTGCTTTCATTCCCCctgaagaaaaaccaaaaactaagaCAAGTGTCGTctgaaaatatgagaaaacgTTATTAATTCATTCAGTGACTCacattttgttttggtcttgCGTCGTTTTGGATTGGTGGTTTATGCCTCAAGAGCTTTCTGAATTGCTGTTAGGTTTCACTTGGAGTAAGATACTTATTTATAGGACCAGACTTTAAAACGTATGCAAGTTGTATTAAGAcaattttataaagattttccatgaagaaaaagagacaaatcACATACTCGCCAGGTATTTATTATTGTAACCTAACCACCTAAATCTTTATCAATTTAAAGGACAATAATGAATGAGAAATTTGATTATACATAAGAACGTTCAGACCAATGAAATTTACTTACTAccaaaaaaagatatgaaattGTAATAAGGAACCACTTAAATAAATAAGGCTCTTATACGCAGTGGTTGCGGGAGTTTGTAAGCAGGCGATTGTGGTTTCGAACACTGGTTTAGCGCGGTTAAAAACATGTGCGATTGTGGGAGTTTTATTACTGATCAGTGGGAAACTAATGGTTTAATAAAAAACTATcaaattaaatgtaatataaaattACTAGGTttggacccgcacgtacgtgtagggttatgtttataaacaaaattaaatttgtatatataatcaatctTATACTAATTGAAAATTTAGTTTGATATTTGGTCTGGTTTACcaatgtttgaaaatttaaaataataatgatttcacCAATATCTTAAAATTTGGAACAATATAACGGTTGGACTggtaacaaactaaatcaaataaatgatGTGTTagattatattaaatttgtgaactaTAAAATTGGATATATAACCGCTAACAGCGATGAAAACCCGTttgaaacatatacaaatatttagggaTGGCCGTAACTCTCTTTTCGGTTTGTCATGTTCCATTATGTCCTACACCCGTTATCAAATTTTCGTTGCATAAGAGAAAGCATTCCCAATATGGGACATTCCAGATATGGGACAAATTTGCGATTGAAAGGGAGGGGACCGGACGAATACATAAATTCTCGAACTCCCGtatgaaataaacataaatataattcatagtatatctatatatcatatgttttaataaaaatattacaaaattaattgacttctttattcttactattttatatatgtttcacctatattagattatgtttttttaaatatttttaactgttacagaacatattttatgtattttttatttttattttatttttgaacttatgctaattcaattgaaaatattaagaattatttatttagtatgtgtaaacatatttatatagtataacatcattaacacaaatttttttcattttgatttatgaatatttgggtGTTTGAGTGTTAATCAATACTTTAAGATTTGGATTATAGATTTTTATACTATGAGTCATCGTTACCTTGAAAATTTCGTTAGCAATTCAAGGTAACCATGACTTAAAAgactagaaaaaaaattcaaggtgctcatgttataaaattttactgccatgtgtgtttttttgttttcttttccatatacaTCCTAAGTTATAGTGTCATTTTAATAAAGACTGTTAACATcatatatttggaaaaataagaaaataatataatttaatacatacAACTGATTACAATATAGTCATGGAAGATTAATTGTACTTGTATAGTTTATTTATACGTACCCCTTGctggtttcaaaagttaattaatgttaatgcaAAGCTCAACTACATACTCTAATGAGAATTTCCTACAGAGGTTACTTAAATAAATCTATagaaaaactgaagaaaacaaacactaatatagtattttgtgacttatcgggttcatataaaaaatgtggaCTTTTGTTAAGCAatcaaatgtaattttcttgttttgcagatgCTATGTCAATTGGATGAACACCCGTTCATACCACAATCCTCCCTTATATACAATCTCTAGGTAGAAAAATATATGCTTTTGAAAAAGATCTTGATTTGTATATGCTTATATACacaacagaaaattataaatttaacaaatcataagaatcataaatcataaactggacatagaatcataaatcataaacttaatacaaagacacttttttttttgccagaaacaaagagatacaaacaaaaatagtgcTATATGTGAATGTTAGGTCGATTACTCTATTTATAAGCTCGAAAGAGTAAACATTTTTACCTTTatgtttaaaactaaaaaatctatataaaatcttttaaaaacttatttagttttcagttaatgcatatacaatatgtttgaatctatatggataattagatttgaattttgaattaattgtcTAGATTTTCCTATTAAACCAATGAGAGTAAAtatataaggttagttttagaaataatctctaaattttagaaatttggtaaataattactgattttatttcaagatttcttaaaataaatcatctatttaaatttaagttaagttattttcaaaaatactattcgaaattaattagattCTTTGTTATGGAAATCTTGTTAAATAATAAGTTACATTTTTGGTATGTTATTAATTGCgaaaatctcttattattttataaaattttaataactatataaattcaaggaattattaatagaaagaatttcgtttttaatataatattttaaatttcattttgtaatcttgttggctttaattattttttatagtgACTGTATgttctaattaaatttaaggagaaaatcattagtttaatatttaatatagaaaaatatttggaaaacttaatatattgaaaattaattatatatgatttatatccatatcaaaatatacatacGAAATCTATAAccaattataaaaatgttaatcatttatttatttaatagttgttagtttgttaccattgttttagggaatactaacttttttttttgaaggcaAATGGGTCTGTTTGGCAATATGAAcatatgttatgtttctttttctttttaatcccTAAGTGTTCTTTccatttaatagtatagataaaaGAGTATAAAGACaccaaaaaactatatttataaaaaaaatatgaaattttttgaacATGATTAATATAATGAGAAACCATAAATAATTATTgaattcaaaaatcaaacaaataaatttatagtGAAACACAAATAGTTAATATTgggaaattaaaataaaagaatgattAGTGTTTGAGAATTCACGtgaatataatgatatatatttctcCAAAGACATTGCAGCTtcacatttttgtaaataaattgcAGATTCACATTTTTGCAGAAAAATTAGGAAACTGTGTTTTTGgcgaaaaaaaaatgaatgtaaaaAACTACTAATTGGCCAGatttaataaaggaaacaacaaaacaaaaataggcTATTCATGGGTATATTTATTGGACACAATAGAccatcttatattatataaagttgggttttgaaagttagtcattaacaagattttgatatgtgtcaagttatcaatctgagattttgacatgtgtaaatatttaataggaagaatttgattacaacaaaaataaaatattttgttttaaaaaatattaataaaattaaaagataattataaaaaaaatcagaattaagaaaaaagacaaaattttttaaaataattataaggagattatatatatatatcataaaattcgaaattataatattatttacttatttttaattttaagtgattaattattaaaaaaatagaaaaaaggattaaggaaaatatacttttaattatttattcataaattttgtactcacttctatataatcaaagatcgcctcatatttaaataatttattcaaaaacattgctttcaacttggtttaattgggaatatattttaatgggaagataattttttcttatttgcttaAGCCAaaatttttcttattgatttcaaaattttctcttttttcagttgggaataggtaagattaatatgttgaccaaaaaaagattaatatatgagtcttctttttctaatactttattttaaaatttattatagtatttttagattgttttaatttatattttaatctttgaatgatttgggattcatatattaacatgcttataattttctattgtttctttaattatgccaaattaattttctttcaatttctcaaccttgattggttggtcataaaccctttttttttttgcaaacataattgctatcattattcattcaatcccaaagggagataacgaatagaagctcatcaacctaatgaattgataaaataggctaatcaaacacaagcgtacaacaaacatagatagattgaaaaaaataaatcgttgttgatagatccataggagctcaaagactctgacaccctggtttgcggaaatatttaaaagaattgatatAGCCACATGCATCagcaaaatgcacttattttttcagtcaagggtcttgagagaacttcatgatgggtgacctttgtGGAAGTGATTATCGAAATTGTgagagtgaggacaaaacataagaaaatatcatttgttgatttgtaaggtcggtaatcactacaagaaaacacggtTTTTCCGACTAAAATCGGCGACTAAATGCGTAGTcgttaaatttagcgactattttgcgacgaATCATTTATAGTCGTGTATTAGTCGCT is drawn from Camelina sativa cultivar DH55 chromosome 1, Cs, whole genome shotgun sequence and contains these coding sequences:
- the LOC104710884 gene encoding tyrosine decarboxylase 1-like, producing MGNESRNVLKPMDSEQLREYGHRLIDFIADYYKTIESFPVLSQVQPGYLHKLLPDIAPDHPETMEQVLDDVRAKILPGVTHWQSPSFFAYYPANSSVAGFLGDMMSAGLGIMGFSWITSPAATELEMIVLDWLAKLLNLPEQFLSKGNGGGVIQGSTSEAILVVLIAARNKVLRNVGQNALEKLVVYSSDQTHSAFQKTCQIVGIHPENCRVLETDASTNYALRPGLLQEAVSQDLEAGLIPFFLCATVGTTSSAAIDPLAELGKIANRNDMWFHVDAAYAGSACICPEYRHYIDGVETTDSFSMSAHKWFLTNFDCSLLWVKDQDSLTEALSTNPEYLKNKASQANLVVDFKDWQIPLGRSFRSLKLWMVLRLYGSEALKNYIRNHIKLAKDFEQLVSEDPNFEVTVKISKTL